Genomic segment of Citrus sinensis cultivar Valencia sweet orange chromosome 7, DVS_A1.0, whole genome shotgun sequence:
CGGTGCTGAAAGATATCTTCCCTAAAACATATACAAAGGTGAGACATTCTCTTTTCTGCACCGATTAATCTTCTAATAATGTTAAATGTTTTTGCCACATGATCTTTGAGTTATTTATATGTTATTGAGGGCATTCCGGTTGTTTTTAGCGACTTTCACTTTCAACCCTTTTCATTGTTATGCTTCAAAATTTTGGCACCATGCTTGATAATTGTCAGTTCTTACTGTTCaggtttattttttagtcTTAATGCAACTGCTTTGTTCTGAAGTCATCTTTGCATTGGTATACTATTGCAGGAAAACATCATGCCTGCAGACAAGAAGGAAAAGTTCCTCGATTCAGCAGACTCGGAATTTGAAAAGGTTATTGACTTCTACCTATGTTCACAGAGCGATGCTTTTGTACCAGCCATCTCGGGCCTGTTTTATGCAAATGTAGCCGGAAAGAGAATAGCTTCCGGTAAGAATCAAATCCTCATTCCGGCTGATATTTCTGGTTCCTCTGCCTCCGCCACAGATTTCATCTCCCCATATGTTTTGAAGAAGAACCATATGGCCCATTCATGTTTTTGTTAACTGCCATTTGGAGCAACCTAAAAGAAAGCAGTTatttgcccaaaaaaaaaaggtgtaaTTTACCTCAGTTAAGCTTTTCAGGTAAGCATATGGACTGGTAAATAATTACTTTGTTCATACTTCAATTAGGTCTGAAAACTGGAAGATCCCGAAACAAGAAgttttgttattaaatttttcatattgttCAATCAAGATGTTTTGTAACCTCttgggggggaaaaaaaaagatatttgatTTGTTGTAGAACTTGatcatatattttgttaattgtaaTATCTCCCACACTGGaaccttttttctttcaattattgttattattttttcctacTCTAATAATTCGGTTGAACCAAAGGAGTACAAATTCATGAAGGTGCTGATACTGgttgaattttcaaaattcaatattgAACCAAGTTGGGCCATTGGGTTGGACCATTTGGGTACCAAGGACTCTCCTTTCCAATCCTAAAATCTAGTCTCTGGGCTTCTAGCGGATatggaattattattattattattatttattaccgGTTATACGATGGGGGAGCGGATgcaatcttttttctttaaatagcCGGCCGAATGACTGCATGATCGTCGGTCTACTCTTAGCTCAAATCACCATTTGGATCTCAGCGTAATAACAATTTAACTCCCTCTTCCATTCTTGTGAGCAGGATTCAAActctaaaattattgtttttaatacaAGAATAAGAGATTTAAAGAAACGAATATGAGACTTGATTCAAATGTAGCAATCATTTAAAGATggaagggtaaaaaaaaaaaaaaaacttaagctAGCTGCCACTTGTGACATCTTAATTTCTATAACTGATCTAGGAAATCAGCTAAGTGCTAATAGTAAATCCTCGAATACATCAATTTCTCCATAAACTTTCCATATTTTTCATgacattttgaaaaatatgaaaaaggaaaataaccGTTATTCTCTTACCAATATTAGAATTCTAAGCAAGtgtaaaaaaatcaagattacatCTCCCTTATATAACACAAGCCAATCTTTTGATAGAACCATTGAGGAATTTTTTAATCGTTTGAAAGATTTGGTGAGAAGATATTGGAGATACTCAAGAATCTAAAAATGTCTTGGAATTCAAGTAGCAGTAGATGTGCAGCTTGCAAATCTTTGAGAAGAAAATGCCCTAAAGATTGTGTGCTAGCACCATATTTTCCCTCAACCGATCCTCAGAGATTTTCTGAGGTCCATAAAATCTATGGTGCCAGCAACATTTCCAAAATGCTCCAGGTAATTATAACATTAAATTCATAAACTTTATTTGctgtaattttctttctaaatctTTGTTTGCTTACAAGTATAAGATATGATTCTGTTTCCCATTCTATAATCttctttgtaataaattatacgAGGGTTTTGCAGAATTTGGATAACTTTATTTTGTTCACTAAACCTAGGACTgtgtcaaaataattaatatgatcataacaaaattaaaattttcttattttttccttcaacatcttagaaaatcatatttatatatatacgtAGAAATATTCAAATCTAGGTTTTTGGACTTTATTTAAATTcggaaaaattattaagtcaTATGGTTTATCAACAAAGTCTAGAATCCTAAGCTAAATTTgcatatatgtgtgtgtgtgtgtacgtataaaattttccaagtgccatttatatttatagatTAACCTTTAGGCAaccataattgttattttaaataagttaaatttgatttatgttAAGTTTACGgttgataattaattgattttctcTCAATATGAGTTAATTTGGTTTCTTTAACTAATTTGACAAATAAACAGAATATTCCACAGCATTTAAGAGAGATGGCAGCTGATAGCATGGCTATTGAAGCAAAGCTACGTGTTCAAGACCCAGTTTATGGATGTGTTGGAATAATACATCAACTGCAGCAACGAATAATTGAGGTTCAGTCTGAGTTATTGAAGAGCAAATGTGAGATTGCATTTTGCAATGCTCACGAACTACAACAGCAGCAACAATGGCAACAGTTGCAACAttggcagcagcagcagccaaTGTTCCATGCTGCTCATGAGCTATCATGGCTTGATTCAAGTGATCAGCAAGAACTTACAAGCGATCCCTCTTTTAGTGAATTTGGCTTTTgatataaacaattaaatatgttgttaaaaaataaataaatcaaggCAATAgcaaaatttccttttttgttttgtcgtttctcttttaagttttttttttcttttctttctgatGATTCATTAACAGAACTGTCTCGTGTGTtgttaaatgattttgaatattatgtaaaataataattttaacattattagtatgtgagatttttttttaattgtaaaatgtatttaatgcaagcatttatttaaattctctacaataaataaaaatatattattaaaatttcttctcTGGTGTTAAAATAGCAATAAAGGAAACGCACTGTTGAGAAATAAAGTTGATCTTATGACAAACAAATAGTTTCATATATAAAGGTCTCAGATAATCAATTTGTATACGTAATTATCACATCCACTCTTTAATAATGTGTTCTTTTAATTACTATCTTAACAAGGATGAATGTGATACTACAAATTTATCAAGCGCCCAAGTACGAAAAACAAACACTACAAAAggataaaagtattataatcCATACTTTATATAGATATATTCTCTATGTGCGATTTAGCT
This window contains:
- the LOC127898667 gene encoding LOB domain-containing protein 24-like; translation: MSWNSSSSRCAACKSLRRKCPKDCVLAPYFPSTDPQRFSEVHKIYGASNISKMLQNIPQHLREMAADSMAIEAKLRVQDPVYGCVGIIHQLQQRIIEVQSELLKSKCEIAFCNAHELQQQQQWQQLQHWQQQQPMFHAAHELSWLDSSDQQELTSDPSFSEFGF